In Streptomyces longhuiensis, the following proteins share a genomic window:
- a CDS encoding NAD(P)/FAD-dependent oxidoreductase encodes MSVHPSQDERRYDVVVIGGGAAGLSGALTLGRARRSVLVIDAGEPRNAPADGVHNYLGHEGTPPGELLATGRGEMLRYGGEIVAGRVVTAERDGDGFRVVLDDGGEVRAARLLVTTGLVDELPEVPGLAGLWGSDVLHCPYCHGWEVRDQAVGVLGTGPAAVHQALMWRQWTKSVTLLLHTAPEPSDEKYEQLAARGISVVDGTVSALESENGRLAGARLERGTLVPVQALVVAPRFTARAGFLGSLGLDASEQEMNGMVIGTRIPAGPTGQTAVPGVWAAGNVTELTEQVIGSAAAGLRAAAAINADLMAAETRAAVEARRADFSDASDVSDVSDVSGFSPEAERRVSERVLGSRRHGL; translated from the coding sequence ATGAGCGTTCACCCTTCGCAGGACGAGCGGCGCTACGACGTCGTGGTGATCGGCGGTGGAGCCGCCGGGCTGAGCGGGGCCCTGACCCTGGGCCGGGCACGCCGCTCGGTCCTCGTGATCGACGCGGGCGAGCCGCGCAACGCCCCGGCCGACGGCGTGCACAACTACCTGGGCCACGAGGGCACACCCCCCGGCGAGCTGCTTGCCACCGGCCGCGGGGAGATGCTCCGGTACGGCGGGGAGATCGTGGCGGGCCGCGTCGTCACGGCCGAGCGCGACGGCGACGGATTCCGGGTCGTCCTCGACGACGGCGGCGAGGTGCGGGCCGCCCGCCTGCTGGTCACGACGGGCCTGGTGGACGAGCTGCCGGAGGTGCCCGGCTTGGCGGGACTGTGGGGCTCGGACGTCCTGCACTGCCCGTACTGCCACGGCTGGGAGGTCCGCGACCAGGCGGTCGGCGTCCTCGGAACGGGACCGGCCGCGGTGCACCAGGCCCTGATGTGGCGGCAGTGGACCAAGAGCGTCACCCTCCTCCTGCACACGGCGCCCGAGCCGTCCGACGAGAAATACGAGCAGCTCGCCGCCCGCGGCATCAGCGTGGTCGACGGAACGGTGAGCGCGCTGGAGAGCGAGAACGGCCGGCTGGCCGGGGCGCGCCTGGAGCGCGGGACGCTCGTGCCGGTCCAGGCGCTGGTGGTCGCGCCCCGGTTCACCGCGCGCGCCGGCTTCCTCGGCTCCTTGGGACTCGATGCCTCCGAGCAGGAGATGAACGGCATGGTGATCGGCACGCGCATCCCCGCCGGTCCCACCGGTCAGACGGCGGTGCCGGGCGTGTGGGCGGCGGGCAACGTCACCGAGCTCACCGAGCAGGTCATCGGCTCGGCCGCCGCGGGGCTGCGCGCGGCCGCGGCCATCAACGCGGATCTGATGGCGGCGGAGACCCGGGCCGCCGTCGAGGCGCGGCGCGCCGACTTCTCCGATGCCTCGGACGTCTCCGATGTCTCAGACGTCTCCGGCTTCTCCCCGGAGGCCGAACGCCGGGTGTCCGAGCGGGTTCTCGGCAGCCGGCGTCACGGCCTGTGA
- the add gene encoding adenosine deaminase — protein sequence MLINLHTHLEGRVRPSTAAELAGRAGLVEPEQGWETAIRLDGPADLTVYLAKVAATYPFFDTGETLARITREAVEDAAADGQDYLELRFGPATHVRPGFGLDDVIAAACQGLHEGVAATGMPAGIVVAALRHHGAELNEDVARGAARRAGDGVVGLDLAGDEALHPDVRAHAGAFALAGAAGLGLTCHAAEAGPASAAREAVEQLGVTRIGHGTHIADDAETMAWAADTGLTVEVCPTSNWYTGATSSLHDHPAPRFRRAGVRVVLGDDNPMQTRSLLSDEYRLLARDLGFDAPALEALDLAAVEAGFMDDGTRAALRRRASSSRAA from the coding sequence ATGCTGATCAACCTGCACACCCACCTGGAGGGGCGGGTCCGCCCGTCCACCGCGGCCGAACTCGCCGGGCGCGCCGGCCTCGTGGAACCCGAGCAGGGCTGGGAGACGGCCATCCGGCTCGACGGCCCCGCCGACCTCACCGTCTACCTCGCCAAGGTGGCGGCGACGTACCCCTTCTTCGACACCGGCGAGACTCTGGCCCGTATCACCCGCGAGGCCGTCGAGGACGCGGCGGCCGACGGCCAGGACTATCTGGAACTGCGCTTCGGGCCCGCCACCCACGTCCGGCCCGGCTTCGGCCTCGACGACGTGATCGCGGCCGCCTGCCAGGGGCTGCACGAGGGCGTCGCCGCCACCGGGATGCCCGCCGGTATCGTCGTCGCGGCCCTGCGCCACCACGGGGCAGAGCTCAACGAGGACGTGGCCCGCGGCGCGGCCCGCCGGGCCGGCGACGGTGTCGTCGGCCTCGACCTGGCCGGGGACGAGGCGCTCCACCCCGACGTACGCGCCCACGCGGGGGCGTTCGCCCTCGCGGGCGCGGCCGGTCTCGGGCTGACCTGCCACGCCGCCGAGGCGGGCCCGGCCTCCGCCGCGCGGGAGGCGGTCGAGCAACTCGGCGTCACCCGCATCGGTCACGGAACTCACATCGCGGACGACGCCGAGACGATGGCGTGGGCCGCGGACACCGGCCTCACCGTCGAGGTCTGTCCCACCTCCAACTGGTACACCGGAGCGACGAGTTCACTCCACGACCACCCCGCGCCCCGCTTCCGCCGTGCCGGTGTGCGCGTCGTCCTCGGCGACGACAACCCCATGCAGACCCGCTCGCTCCTGAGCGACGAGTACCGGCTCCTCGCGCGTGACCTCGGCTTCGACGCACCCGCGCTCGAGGCCCTCGACCTGGCGGCTGTCGAGGCCGGATTCATGGACGACGGGACGCGCGCCGCACTGCGCCGACGTGCCTCCTCAAGTCGTGCGGCCTGA
- a CDS encoding nucleoside hydrolase: MNNAPQPLYFDCDTGIDDSMALAYLLASPEISLVGIGTVSGNVDSTQAARNTLALLELAGRPEIPVAVGEHDPLAGTFPGGVPHIHGVNGIGDIEVADAQAAPEAESGPEMIVRLAHAHGGRLRLLTTGPLTNIAAALKLDPELPSLVQDITVMGGAGLVSGNVTPVAEANIYNDPEAANAVLAAPWDITLVPLDVTLSHTLEESHRTQLLESERPLARALGEMLDLYFAFYVQTFGRPCCAAHDPLAAAVATGGVAASLAPRVHVTVDDTDGPGRGQTICDLRGAHQGFPDQPGARCRVVLATDTDVAAHLTERMLAL; this comes from the coding sequence ATGAACAACGCACCGCAGCCGCTCTACTTCGACTGCGACACCGGCATCGACGACTCGATGGCCCTCGCCTATCTCCTGGCCTCGCCCGAGATCTCCCTCGTCGGCATCGGCACGGTCAGCGGCAACGTCGACTCGACGCAGGCCGCCCGCAACACCCTCGCGCTCCTCGAACTGGCGGGACGGCCCGAGATACCCGTCGCCGTCGGCGAGCACGACCCGCTCGCCGGCACCTTCCCCGGCGGCGTCCCCCACATCCACGGCGTGAACGGCATCGGCGACATCGAGGTGGCCGACGCCCAGGCCGCCCCCGAGGCCGAGAGCGGCCCCGAGATGATCGTCCGCCTCGCCCACGCCCACGGCGGCCGCCTGCGGCTCCTGACCACCGGCCCCCTCACCAACATCGCGGCCGCCCTCAAGCTCGACCCCGAACTCCCCTCGCTGGTCCAGGACATCACCGTCATGGGCGGCGCCGGACTCGTCTCCGGGAACGTCACGCCCGTCGCCGAGGCGAACATCTACAACGACCCCGAGGCGGCCAACGCCGTCCTCGCCGCGCCGTGGGACATCACCCTCGTCCCCCTCGACGTGACCCTCTCGCACACCCTCGAGGAGTCGCACCGCACGCAACTGCTGGAGTCGGAACGCCCCCTGGCGCGCGCACTCGGCGAGATGCTCGATCTCTACTTCGCCTTCTACGTCCAGACGTTCGGCCGCCCGTGCTGCGCCGCGCACGACCCGCTGGCCGCCGCCGTCGCCACCGGCGGAGTCGCGGCGAGCCTCGCCCCCCGCGTGCACGTGACGGTGGACGACACCGACGGCCCCGGCCGCGGTCAGACCATCTGCGACCTGCGCGGCGCCCACCAGGGCTTCCCGGACCAGCCCGGCGCCCGCTGCCGCGTCGTCCTCGCCACGGACACCGACGTGGCGGCCCATCTGACCGAGCGCATGCTCGCGCTCTGA